Proteins encoded together in one Synechococcus sp. BL107 window:
- a CDS encoding CPP1-like family protein codes for MVAVGESGAESGSDDPYARLGLSQDATFEQVQSAKARCIAEVDGDDQARARVEAAYDSVLMSRLRNRQQGQVSPAAATASQREDGLGSLPVSGPSFPGTSVLQKIRTNLPDPSQSLASFAPQWSLVEGQGRIVRLIAGVVGLGLLVVSVASVQLVLALACIGVFLSQVRRGRRPLASLGWTLLALLIGLVVGSLFTTALSPTALQQLSITPAQIQALPAAILLWLAALFLA; via the coding sequence ATGGTCGCGGTGGGTGAGTCAGGTGCAGAGTCCGGTTCTGATGATCCATATGCTCGGCTCGGCTTGAGTCAGGACGCAACGTTTGAGCAAGTTCAATCGGCAAAAGCCCGCTGCATCGCTGAAGTCGATGGTGACGACCAGGCACGCGCTCGGGTGGAGGCTGCCTACGACTCCGTCTTGATGTCGCGGTTGCGAAACCGACAGCAGGGGCAAGTCAGTCCTGCTGCGGCAACAGCCTCTCAGCGCGAGGATGGGCTGGGTTCTTTACCGGTGTCAGGTCCTTCGTTCCCCGGGACCAGTGTTTTACAGAAAATACGTACAAATCTTCCTGATCCAAGCCAGTCCCTGGCCTCTTTCGCCCCTCAGTGGTCGTTGGTGGAAGGCCAAGGACGAATCGTGCGGCTCATCGCGGGAGTCGTTGGCCTTGGCTTGCTTGTGGTTTCCGTTGCCAGTGTTCAGCTGGTCCTTGCATTGGCCTGTATTGGAGTTTTCCTGAGCCAGGTTCGACGAGGTCGTCGTCCTTTGGCCTCCTTGGGATGGACCCTTCTAGCTCTGCTGATCGGTCTGGTGGTGGGATCGTTGTTCACCACAGCATTGTCACCAACAGCTCTTCAGCAGTTGTCCATCACTCCAGCGCAAATCCAAGCGCTGCCTGCTGCGATTTTGCTCTGGCTTGCTGCTTTATTTTTGGCTTAA
- a CDS encoding peptide chain release factor 3, with product MSSSQAPLDIDLAKQLADAVDRRRNFAIISHPDAGKTTLTEKLLLYGGAIQQAGAVKARGEQRKVTSDWMELEKQRGISITSTVLQFDYGTTTINLLDTPGHQDFSEDTYRTLAAADNAVMLEDAAKGLEPQTRKLFEVCRMRQIPIFTFINKMDRPCREPLSLLDEIESELGLIPWAVNWPIGSGEQFRGVIDRRTREVMLFSRAGRGQQATERKLSLDDPALRELVEEDLLDLAVEELELLEAAGADLDLEAVHSGDLTPVFFGSAMTNFGVRPFLDAFLELAQRPIGRSSSDGMIDPLREDFSGFVFKLQANMDPRHRDRVAFVRVCSGRFARDMTVKHARSGKAIRLSRPQKLFGQDREVVEDAYPGDVIGLNNPGMFAIGDTLYVGSKVEFEGIPCFSPEIFSWLRNPNPSAFKNFRKGVNELREEGAVQILYDTDESKRDPILAAVGQLQLEVVQHRLENEYGVETRLEPLGYQVARWVTGGWPELEKLGRIFNCKTVRDAWNRPVLLFKNEWNLNQLNQDHPEFELSNVAPVVSGVEPISL from the coding sequence ATGAGCAGCAGCCAAGCACCCCTAGATATTGATTTAGCCAAGCAACTGGCTGATGCCGTTGATCGACGTCGCAATTTCGCGATCATCTCCCACCCCGATGCGGGTAAAACCACGCTCACTGAAAAGTTGTTGTTGTACGGGGGTGCCATTCAGCAAGCCGGAGCCGTGAAGGCACGGGGGGAGCAACGAAAGGTGACGTCCGACTGGATGGAACTTGAAAAGCAGAGGGGAATCTCGATTACGTCAACCGTTCTGCAATTCGACTACGGCACAACAACGATCAATTTGCTCGATACGCCTGGACATCAGGATTTCTCCGAAGACACCTATCGAACCTTGGCTGCCGCGGATAACGCTGTGATGTTGGAGGACGCCGCAAAGGGGCTTGAACCACAAACGCGCAAGTTGTTCGAGGTTTGTCGAATGCGACAGATCCCGATCTTCACGTTCATCAACAAAATGGATCGCCCCTGCCGCGAACCGCTGAGTTTGCTCGATGAAATTGAATCTGAACTCGGCCTGATTCCTTGGGCTGTGAACTGGCCCATCGGCAGCGGCGAACAATTCCGAGGCGTCATCGACCGCCGTACCCGCGAGGTGATGTTGTTTAGTCGTGCTGGTCGAGGCCAACAGGCCACGGAACGCAAGTTGTCGTTGGACGATCCGGCCCTGCGTGAACTTGTCGAGGAGGATTTACTCGATCTAGCCGTTGAAGAACTCGAGCTGCTGGAGGCTGCAGGAGCAGACCTGGACTTAGAGGCGGTGCATTCAGGCGACTTAACACCGGTCTTTTTTGGGTCGGCTATGACCAACTTTGGTGTTCGTCCCTTCCTCGATGCATTTTTAGAGCTTGCTCAACGACCGATTGGTCGCTCGAGCAGTGACGGAATGATTGATCCGCTTCGAGAGGATTTCAGCGGATTTGTTTTCAAGCTGCAGGCCAACATGGATCCACGTCATCGCGATCGTGTGGCCTTCGTTCGGGTGTGTAGTGGTCGTTTCGCTCGCGATATGACGGTGAAACATGCCAGAAGTGGCAAAGCGATTCGCTTATCGCGTCCCCAAAAACTGTTTGGCCAGGATCGTGAAGTAGTTGAAGATGCCTATCCCGGGGATGTGATTGGTTTGAATAACCCGGGGATGTTCGCGATTGGCGACACACTTTATGTGGGCTCAAAAGTGGAATTTGAGGGAATTCCTTGCTTCAGCCCAGAGATCTTCAGCTGGCTTCGCAATCCGAATCCCTCTGCGTTTAAGAATTTCCGAAAGGGGGTGAATGAACTGCGCGAAGAGGGTGCCGTTCAAATTCTCTACGACACCGATGAAAGTAAGCGGGATCCAATTCTTGCTGCGGTTGGGCAATTGCAACTCGAAGTTGTTCAGCATCGCTTGGAAAATGAATATGGCGTTGAAACGCGTCTTGAACCCCTTGGCTATCAAGTGGCGCGTTGGGTGACGGGTGGATGGCCGGAACTGGAAAAGTTGGGACGGATCTTTAATTGCAAAACTGTTCGCGATGCGTGGAATCGGCCAGTGCTTTTGTTCAAGAATGAATGGAACCTTAATCAACTCAATCAAGATCACCCTGAATTTGAGTTAAGCAATGTCGCTCCTGTGGTGAGCGGCGTTGAACCCATCAGCCTCTAG
- a CDS encoding class I SAM-dependent methyltransferase gives MQRIPEPELMTTQEQVDAYAHADFNSGDARTVALVAQLIHKTGPLPENPVIVDLGCGPGNIAIRLAEFLPEAQIIGIDGSEAMLAVAKQRSVETSREIKFVGMQLQDTAAFFKDSADLVVSNSLLHHLHDPDLLWTVTQAIAKPGCRVLHRDLRRPSSLAEVHHLQQQHLSEAPSILIQDFTASLVAAFTTDEVSQQLRRAEMNRVKAWSEDDRYLVVSGLVG, from the coding sequence ATGCAGCGCATCCCTGAGCCGGAGCTCATGACCACCCAAGAACAGGTGGATGCCTATGCGCATGCCGACTTCAACAGCGGTGATGCCAGAACAGTGGCTTTGGTTGCGCAATTAATACATAAGACCGGTCCCCTTCCAGAGAATCCTGTGATCGTCGACCTTGGCTGTGGCCCAGGGAACATTGCCATCCGTTTGGCTGAGTTCCTGCCAGAAGCGCAGATAATTGGTATCGATGGATCTGAGGCGATGTTGGCGGTGGCCAAGCAACGCTCCGTTGAGACGTCGCGCGAGATCAAGTTCGTCGGCATGCAATTGCAGGACACTGCAGCTTTCTTCAAGGACTCGGCAGATCTAGTAGTGAGCAACAGCTTGTTGCACCATCTCCACGATCCGGACTTGCTTTGGACTGTGACGCAGGCGATTGCTAAGCCCGGTTGTCGCGTCTTGCATCGTGATTTGCGTCGCCCATCAAGCCTTGCTGAGGTGCATCACCTGCAACAACAACACCTTTCAGAAGCACCATCGATTTTGATTCAAGACTTCACTGCATCTCTCGTGGCTGCTTTCACCACAGATGAGGTGAGTCAACAACTCCGTCGAGCTGAGATGAATCGCGTTAAGGCATGGTCTGAGGACGATCGATATCTGGTGGTGTCAGGCTTAGTGGGTTAA
- the nrdJ gene encoding ribonucleoside-triphosphate reductase, adenosylcobalamin-dependent — protein sequence MTLTPNRVEPTAEQCLSFGDFPATAPAANPVFYRTYSRRTPNGRESWSQVGTRNLDGLQKLGNLTETELTLMARMQAEKKALPSGRWLWIGGTPWIEKPENFSGSYNCTSTNLVDWEAFGLMMDLAMMGCGTGAIIEPRLIDQLPIVQNTLNVVSVSDIGITPAESRQDTCTHSIDGNKVQIKVGDTRRGWVDSYQLLLELSSDPQFNGGTVEIAVDLNDVRPVGETLKGFGGMANPVKLKDLYERVARLLNKAIGRRLSSVECCLLIDEAAVTIVAGNIRRSAGMRQFAADDHAAASAKDNLWQQDDEGNWRIDPERDSLRMANHTRVYHTRPTKEVVHAAVTKQFMSGEGAIQFAPEAIARSNADLLKTPELRQEFIEIYCDQGRDEAGRWLCTNHGEMSAAELDHRLSRYGLNPCGEILGADFHCNLAEVHLNQIDPSDEEGQADAFRAGALSVACLLNHRFEVDRYRQSREWDPIVGVSFTGLFDFFVHAFGTEWLNWWEAGRPDTEQGLAFKSQEAAYLARWKAIVNETVWEYCDREGLRRPNRCTTVQPAGTKSLLTGAAPGWHPPKAQRFIRRITFRKDDPVAMACMDYGYTIVPSQSDKDEEGRLLNDPFDPRCTEWLVEIPTEVSWANLPGADAVDINGFSAMAQFDFYMQVQRHYTAHNTSATIEFRENEIEPIAEALFKAMNEGEGYISAALLARFDANATFPRLPFEPIDAETYEKLQSEVVERRVSSNFFDALQRYDQGELTEAGPAGCDSDKCLLPLAKPN from the coding sequence GTGACCCTGACCCCCAATCGTGTGGAGCCCACCGCAGAACAGTGCCTCAGCTTCGGGGACTTTCCAGCAACGGCTCCAGCAGCAAACCCTGTTTTTTATCGGACCTACAGCCGACGCACCCCCAATGGAAGGGAAAGCTGGAGCCAAGTTGGCACCAGAAACCTCGATGGCCTTCAGAAGCTTGGCAATCTCACGGAGACCGAGCTCACGTTGATGGCCCGCATGCAGGCCGAAAAGAAGGCCTTACCGTCTGGTCGTTGGCTATGGATCGGCGGAACTCCTTGGATTGAAAAGCCCGAGAACTTTTCTGGCTCCTACAACTGCACCTCCACCAACCTTGTGGATTGGGAAGCCTTCGGTCTCATGATGGACCTGGCGATGATGGGTTGCGGCACTGGCGCAATCATCGAGCCGCGGCTGATTGATCAACTTCCAATCGTCCAGAACACGCTGAACGTTGTTTCAGTGAGCGACATCGGAATTACTCCAGCCGAGTCACGTCAAGACACCTGTACGCACAGCATTGACGGCAATAAGGTCCAAATCAAAGTTGGTGACACGCGTCGGGGCTGGGTTGATAGTTACCAGCTTCTCCTCGAATTGAGCAGCGACCCCCAATTCAACGGCGGCACTGTTGAGATTGCAGTCGACCTGAATGATGTACGTCCTGTCGGCGAAACCCTGAAGGGCTTCGGTGGGATGGCCAATCCCGTCAAACTCAAGGATCTCTACGAACGCGTCGCAAGACTGCTGAATAAAGCGATTGGACGGCGTCTGTCTTCAGTCGAGTGTTGTTTGCTGATCGATGAAGCCGCCGTCACGATTGTGGCGGGCAACATCCGCCGCAGTGCAGGAATGCGCCAGTTTGCCGCTGACGACCACGCTGCCGCATCAGCAAAGGACAATCTTTGGCAGCAGGATGATGAGGGAAATTGGCGAATCGACCCCGAGCGGGATTCGCTTCGCATGGCAAACCACACCCGCGTCTACCACACCCGCCCAACCAAAGAGGTTGTTCACGCCGCCGTCACCAAGCAATTTATGTCTGGGGAAGGGGCGATTCAATTCGCTCCTGAAGCGATCGCACGCTCGAACGCCGATCTCCTCAAGACGCCTGAATTGCGTCAGGAATTCATCGAGATCTACTGCGACCAAGGCCGTGACGAAGCGGGCCGTTGGCTCTGCACGAATCACGGTGAAATGAGTGCAGCTGAGCTCGACCACCGCTTAAGCCGTTATGGACTCAATCCGTGTGGCGAAATTCTTGGTGCCGACTTCCACTGCAACCTGGCTGAAGTTCACCTCAATCAAATTGATCCCAGCGATGAAGAGGGCCAAGCCGATGCGTTCCGTGCCGGTGCCCTTTCCGTGGCGTGCCTGTTGAACCATCGTTTTGAGGTGGATCGCTATCGCCAGAGCCGGGAATGGGATCCCATCGTGGGAGTGAGCTTCACCGGGTTATTCGACTTCTTTGTGCATGCTTTTGGCACCGAATGGCTGAACTGGTGGGAAGCCGGCCGTCCGGATACCGAGCAAGGGCTTGCCTTTAAATCCCAGGAAGCTGCTTATCTTGCTCGCTGGAAAGCCATCGTTAATGAAACCGTTTGGGAATACTGCGATCGCGAAGGTCTACGCCGTCCTAATCGCTGCACAACTGTTCAGCCAGCTGGAACGAAAAGCCTGCTAACCGGTGCTGCACCTGGCTGGCACCCTCCCAAAGCGCAGCGCTTCATCCGTCGGATCACGTTCAGAAAAGATGATCCCGTCGCAATGGCCTGTATGGATTACGGCTACACCATCGTTCCCTCCCAATCCGACAAAGACGAGGAGGGTCGTTTGCTCAACGATCCTTTTGACCCCCGTTGCACGGAATGGCTGGTTGAAATTCCAACTGAAGTGAGCTGGGCCAACCTCCCCGGTGCTGATGCCGTTGATATCAATGGCTTCTCAGCAATGGCGCAATTTGACTTCTACATGCAAGTCCAACGTCATTACACCGCCCACAACACCTCAGCCACGATTGAATTTCGCGAGAACGAAATTGAACCCATCGCTGAGGCACTGTTCAAAGCGATGAACGAAGGGGAGGGCTACATCTCCGCAGCACTGCTCGCGCGTTTCGACGCCAATGCCACATTCCCACGGCTTCCATTCGAACCGATCGACGCTGAAACCTATGAAAAGCTTCAGTCTGAGGTGGTCGAACGGCGCGTGAGCAGCAACTTCTTTGACGCTTTACAACGCTACGACCAAGGGGAACTCACCGAGGCTGGCCCAGCCGGATGTGATTCAGACAAATGTCTGCTTCCACTGGCGAAACCGAACTAG
- a CDS encoding DUF4278 domain-containing protein gives MTALLYRGQTYGASQPASPKKCVELTYRHEHYNTCRDHVTRDMHPTLQYRGVAYTK, from the coding sequence ATGACAGCTCTTCTCTACAGAGGTCAAACCTACGGCGCTAGCCAGCCTGCTTCTCCCAAGAAGTGCGTTGAGCTCACCTATCGCCATGAGCACTACAACACATGCCGTGATCATGTCACTCGAGACATGCATCCAACACTTCAGTATCGCGGTGTTGCCTACACCAAGTAA
- a CDS encoding DUF2808 domain-containing protein, with product MSRFALQLIIFSSLVWLGPWTKAQSFFRRPPVQLSIHNPSSIQGERNRTTICIRVPSDAGAKLETVVLSQLPNPDQWDWGKRPPQVYKGRYALRGGVSAGLATSSFSTAGNELTINLNPPVPPGDQVNIVFRSFNPDEGIYQWATRLIPSGNDALASEGPTLRLHVYRNDRFR from the coding sequence TTGAGCCGGTTCGCATTGCAGCTGATCATTTTTTCGAGCTTGGTTTGGCTCGGGCCATGGACAAAGGCGCAATCGTTTTTCCGCCGACCACCCGTTCAGCTATCGATCCATAACCCCTCCTCGATCCAAGGTGAGAGAAACCGGACCACGATCTGTATTCGTGTTCCCTCTGATGCTGGGGCAAAACTTGAAACAGTTGTGTTGTCTCAACTTCCTAATCCTGATCAGTGGGATTGGGGGAAGCGTCCACCTCAGGTTTATAAAGGCCGCTATGCACTGCGAGGTGGTGTCAGCGCAGGTCTTGCTACATCATCGTTTTCAACGGCAGGGAACGAGCTGACGATCAATCTCAACCCTCCGGTTCCTCCCGGTGACCAAGTCAATATCGTCTTTCGAAGTTTCAACCCAGATGAGGGCATCTACCAATGGGCTACCAGACTGATTCCCAGTGGTAACGATGCCCTGGCTAGCGAGGGCCCGACCCTACGTCTTCACGTTTACCGGAACGACCGTTTTCGATAA
- a CDS encoding SDR family NAD(P)-dependent oxidoreductase translates to MTKTILVSGSSRGIGRSIAERLLSDGYQLSLGVRNPDALNGTCFDCDQVLCHPYEAKDPDSASAWVNATVKAWGRVDGLIHCAGILRTTPLLFRDGEEDDLDDLWNVNVMGPWWLTKAAWSELCRSGEGRIQVLVSMSGKRVKGQMAGYPVSKFALMGLCQSMRNTGWDQGIRVTALCPSWVNTDMAHEVSRVSAVEMTQPSDLAALSSQLLALPNAAIPFEVALNCALEY, encoded by the coding sequence ATGACTAAAACAATTCTTGTGAGCGGTTCTAGCCGTGGAATCGGTCGCTCGATTGCGGAGCGTTTGCTCTCTGACGGCTATCAACTCAGCTTGGGTGTTCGAAATCCCGATGCCCTGAATGGAACCTGCTTCGATTGTGACCAAGTGCTCTGCCATCCCTATGAGGCAAAGGATCCTGATAGTGCATCGGCTTGGGTCAACGCGACAGTTAAGGCATGGGGGAGGGTCGATGGACTCATTCATTGCGCTGGCATTCTTCGCACTACACCACTTCTATTTCGCGATGGGGAAGAAGACGATCTTGATGATCTGTGGAATGTGAATGTGATGGGACCTTGGTGGCTGACGAAGGCGGCGTGGTCTGAGTTGTGTCGTTCTGGTGAAGGTCGAATTCAAGTTTTGGTGTCGATGAGTGGAAAGAGAGTCAAAGGTCAGATGGCCGGCTATCCCGTGAGCAAGTTTGCTCTGATGGGTCTCTGTCAAAGCATGCGAAACACGGGCTGGGATCAAGGAATTCGTGTGACGGCGCTTTGTCCGAGTTGGGTCAATACAGATATGGCCCATGAAGTGAGTCGTGTTTCCGCTGTAGAAATGACGCAACCCTCTGATCTCGCGGCTCTTTCCAGTCAACTTTTGGCATTGCCCAATGCAGCAATCCCTTTTGAAGTGGCATTGAATTGCGCTTTGGAATATTGA
- a CDS encoding TIGR00730 family Rossman fold protein: protein MQALTVYCGSYSGNHRCYVEAAQRLGTCLAERKITLVYGGAQVGLMGALADSVLGAGGHVVGIIPKPLNHANLVHQGLTRLEVVDTIQRRKSRMLELGDGLMALPGGFGTLEELFEALAWCQLKLHQKPCAVLNVNGYFDPLMSFLDQATNQEFLSMANRNLLLQAATPEDLLALMMQPSND, encoded by the coding sequence ATGCAAGCACTCACTGTTTACTGCGGCTCCTATTCAGGAAATCACCGGTGTTATGTAGAAGCGGCCCAACGGCTTGGCACTTGCCTTGCTGAACGGAAGATCACCCTCGTCTACGGGGGGGCTCAAGTTGGACTGATGGGAGCATTGGCCGATTCTGTTCTCGGAGCAGGCGGTCATGTCGTTGGAATCATTCCAAAACCACTCAATCACGCCAACCTTGTTCATCAAGGACTCACGCGCTTAGAAGTGGTGGACACGATCCAACGACGTAAGTCCAGGATGCTGGAGCTAGGTGATGGTTTGATGGCCTTACCGGGAGGCTTTGGCACGTTGGAAGAGCTGTTTGAAGCCCTCGCTTGGTGTCAATTGAAGTTGCATCAAAAGCCTTGTGCGGTTCTCAATGTCAACGGCTACTTCGACCCATTGATGTCGTTCCTGGATCAAGCCACAAATCAAGAGTTTTTGTCGATGGCCAATCGCAATTTGTTGCTTCAAGCTGCAACACCTGAAGATCTGCTCGCTTTGATGATGCAGCCAAGCAATGACTAA
- a CDS encoding SdiA-regulated domain-containing protein, translated as MSRKLQLELLEHHPIRDAASGLNEPSGLALDRQGTSLYTVSDDTRIIFNLDLQGRIIPDSSFLINVKDLEGLAVTADEKTILAVQEESNSIIQFDIFSRKEIQQIPLATLKNYNQIAMYFTHADQNKGLEGITINLNNNHIFIVKEGAPGLLIELDAECNTIINYCKLNEKHGFKHPRIKSEKLDFSGLSYDSTSDTIWITSDKGECLFHFNFNEKKVVNRLDLPRETDTQSERVVKSEGIAFDPNNQRLYIVSERECELYIYQLHDHNEAATNFDDGCQ; from the coding sequence ATGTCTCGCAAGCTACAGCTCGAACTTCTTGAACACCACCCCATCAGAGATGCAGCAAGCGGCCTGAATGAACCATCAGGCCTCGCACTCGATCGACAAGGAACAAGCCTTTATACCGTTAGTGATGATACAAGGATTATTTTTAATTTAGACCTCCAGGGGAGGATTATCCCTGATTCATCATTTCTTATTAACGTAAAAGATTTAGAGGGGCTTGCGGTTACAGCAGACGAAAAAACGATACTCGCGGTTCAAGAGGAATCAAATTCAATCATTCAATTTGATATTTTCAGCAGGAAAGAAATCCAACAAATTCCGCTTGCAACTCTGAAGAACTATAATCAAATTGCGATGTATTTTACTCATGCGGATCAAAACAAAGGTCTAGAGGGGATCACTATAAATTTAAACAACAACCATATATTTATCGTCAAGGAGGGGGCGCCTGGCCTACTCATCGAACTCGATGCAGAATGCAATACGATCATCAATTATTGCAAGCTTAATGAAAAACATGGCTTCAAACATCCAAGGATTAAATCCGAAAAGCTCGATTTTTCAGGCCTAAGTTATGATTCTACCAGCGATACAATTTGGATTACCAGTGATAAAGGAGAATGCCTCTTTCATTTCAACTTTAATGAAAAGAAGGTAGTAAACCGCTTGGATCTACCCCGTGAGACAGACACTCAATCCGAACGCGTTGTCAAATCAGAAGGAATTGCTTTTGATCCCAACAATCAGCGTCTCTACATTGTGAGTGAACGGGAGTGCGAGCTCTACATTTATCAACTGCATGACCACAACGAAGCCGCTACGAATTTTGATGACGGGTGCCAATAG
- a CDS encoding SDR family NAD(P)-dependent oxidoreductase, whose translation MTTTKPLRILMTGANSGIGEVAARHLQESGHVLTVVCRSRERAEQSLEWIQDPSQILIADLANLNAVKNMAHQLGLDGQQFDVLVLNAGLQYAGVDTPRWSQQGFELTWAVNHLAHQCLLQLVLPLLQDSPSPRVVITASEVHNPTTGGGRVGQPAGLGTLAGLDQGKGASMVDGTSPFSADKAYKDSKLCNLLMGLELSHRQPQLPVLCWSPGLVIPRSKDGFFRESWKANPWGQAVFGFIARDLFRLTEQPERAGSLLLSLIKGDHDATGMRYMSNHAVAPGKHIFESTEPSPEAMNIDLARTLWQLSEDLIKTSLQTPA comes from the coding sequence ATGACCACAACGAAGCCGCTACGAATTTTGATGACGGGTGCCAATAGTGGCATCGGTGAAGTTGCGGCACGACACCTCCAGGAAAGCGGCCATGTCCTGACGGTCGTCTGCAGAAGTCGCGAACGCGCTGAACAGAGTTTGGAGTGGATTCAGGACCCGAGCCAAATCCTGATTGCAGATCTCGCCAACCTGAACGCTGTCAAGAACATGGCTCATCAGCTTGGTCTGGATGGCCAGCAGTTTGATGTTCTTGTTTTGAATGCAGGTCTTCAATACGCCGGTGTCGATACTCCCCGTTGGAGCCAACAAGGATTTGAACTCACCTGGGCTGTCAATCACCTGGCGCACCAGTGTCTCCTTCAGCTGGTCTTACCCCTCTTGCAAGACAGTCCATCGCCGCGAGTGGTGATTACAGCGTCCGAGGTGCATAACCCCACGACGGGAGGTGGTCGGGTCGGTCAGCCGGCCGGTCTTGGCACCCTGGCAGGACTGGATCAAGGAAAAGGTGCATCAATGGTTGATGGCACCAGCCCCTTCAGTGCTGACAAGGCCTACAAAGACAGCAAATTATGCAATTTACTGATGGGACTTGAACTCTCCCATCGACAACCACAACTACCCGTTTTGTGCTGGAGTCCTGGCCTCGTTATTCCTCGAAGCAAGGATGGTTTTTTCCGCGAGAGTTGGAAAGCAAACCCCTGGGGCCAGGCTGTGTTCGGCTTCATCGCAAGAGATCTCTTTCGGCTTACGGAACAACCAGAACGGGCTGGGAGTCTTCTTCTTTCCTTAATAAAGGGTGATCACGATGCAACCGGCATGCGCTACATGAGCAATCACGCTGTAGCTCCTGGGAAACACATTTTTGAATCGACTGAACCCTCGCCAGAAGCAATGAACATTGATTTAGCCCGCACGCTTTGGCAACTCAGCGAGGACCTGATCAAAACCAGTTTGCAAACCCCAGCCTGA
- a CDS encoding EamA family transporter translates to MFIGHQAALAAAMAWTAASALWRSLSQFGTAIELNGLKNGLALLFFLPFLFTLPWTDQTRAIVVLLLSGVIGIAAGDSFYLGGLRRLGTQRALTVEAIGPVLASMGGVLMMGDTVRPAAWAGAFLVSCAVVLVAQQSKASSATNGTAFGLLLCVLAVMCGLSGAFLSRHVLITSSLSPMQTAAIRLLGGWLGLLPLLRGRLRPKHLPKGVMAKVVLATLLGTNLGIVLQQVVFQMLPVGQGITLMSTAPVMALFLHRLEGESLQWQGIVAGLLAVSGVALSSL, encoded by the coding sequence TTGTTTATTGGACATCAAGCTGCCCTGGCCGCAGCCATGGCATGGACCGCGGCCAGCGCCCTTTGGCGCTCCTTATCTCAATTCGGGACGGCCATCGAACTCAACGGCTTGAAGAACGGGCTAGCGCTCCTGTTCTTTCTGCCCTTTTTATTCACCCTTCCTTGGACCGATCAAACCCGCGCCATCGTCGTGCTGCTGCTGAGCGGAGTGATTGGGATTGCTGCAGGGGATAGTTTTTATCTCGGCGGATTACGACGGCTGGGTACGCAGCGGGCTCTCACCGTTGAGGCCATTGGTCCGGTTTTGGCCAGCATGGGAGGCGTGTTGATGATGGGAGACACGGTTCGACCAGCGGCCTGGGCGGGGGCATTTCTGGTGAGTTGTGCCGTTGTTTTGGTGGCACAGCAATCCAAAGCGTCGTCAGCCACCAACGGCACAGCTTTTGGTCTTCTGCTGTGTGTGCTGGCGGTGATGTGTGGACTAAGCGGTGCATTTCTGTCGCGGCATGTTCTGATCACGAGCTCGCTCAGCCCAATGCAAACTGCTGCCATTCGCTTGTTGGGGGGATGGCTTGGATTGCTGCCACTACTTCGCGGACGTTTACGCCCCAAGCATTTGCCAAAGGGTGTGATGGCAAAGGTTGTCCTTGCCACCCTTTTGGGCACCAACCTCGGCATCGTTCTTCAGCAAGTTGTTTTTCAAATGCTTCCTGTTGGCCAGGGAATCACCTTGATGAGTACGGCACCGGTGATGGCCCTTTTTCTCCATCGTCTGGAGGGGGAATCACTTCAATGGCAGGGGATCGTGGCTGGGCTCTTGGCCGTGTCCGGTGTGGCATTAAGCAGCCTTTGA